The genome window GGTTTTACTAGCAGAAACCACTTAGATTTTCAGGCAGTTAACTTACTTGCGATCACTAAAGCTGGAATTTCTGGTGTGATCGGTGCTGCGGAATTGAAAGCCAAAAACCTAATCAAAGACGAAAACAAATTGATCAAAATCCTGGGAACAGGTGAAATCAATGTTGCTATTGAAATCACAGCTGACGGATTTTCTGCTTCTGCCAAAGAGAAAATCGAAAAAGCAGGTGGAAAGGCTATTCTCAAGACAGTTGAGAAGAAAGAGAAATAAAGGAGTATCTTTTGTTAAATACGATCGCCAATATATTCAAGATACCAGAGCTCAGAAGTAAGATACTATTTACGCTATTTATGTTGTTGTTGTTTCGAATGGGAACCCATGTTTCCATTCCAGGTATCAATTCATTGATTGTGTC of Leptospira sp. GIMC2001 contains these proteins:
- the rplO gene encoding 50S ribosomal protein L15, which translates into the protein MSENKNTRVDSARAFGKKRTKKSTSTGNSNSIPIAKGAKTSKKRVGQGPGSGMGKTSTRGSKGQKARNTVRRGFEGGQLPLHRRLPKRGFTSRNHLDFQAVNLLAITKAGISGVIGAAELKAKNLIKDENKLIKILGTGEINVAIEITADGFSASAKEKIEKAGGKAILKTVEKKEK